A stretch of DNA from Mucilaginibacter daejeonensis:
GAAGTTTGCCCTTGGCTACCAAGCGGCCGGCCAGTAATTCAGAAGCTACATCGTGCATCAAGCTATCATCCTCATAACAGGCGATCAGGTTGCGGGCGTCCTGTAGGTTTTTGATCGCGTATGGATTACCGAATGCAAGGCTTACTACGTTGTTCTTTTGTTGTAACGAACGCATCAGGTCAACAGCAGGTTCGCTGATTCCAAAGTTACGGGCAGGGTATTTGGTGTATTTGTGAAGGCCAACGACAACAGTTGAATAGTTATCCCCTATCTTGCTCAGGATGTCGGCTGCTTTGGCCGCATCATCTTTGTAACTCAAATAGTAAGTGTCGGCATTGTAGCTGCGCTTCAAATTGTCGGCAAAATGGTTAGGTGCATCAATGCCGATGCCTACATAAGCGATCTTTTTGGTATTGTCTAAAACCGGCAAGGTACTGTCGCCTTGCGCCACGATGGTGATCGCGTTGGCGTACACTTCTTTTTTGATCGGTACGATGTCTTTATTCAGGTCGGCTGCGATGTTTACTGTGTCGATCGCCGTAAACACATCGAGGCCTAAGTTGTATTTGGCCATGAGGACCTTTTTCACCTTGGCATCAATATCATCCCAGGTCAGTTGATCATGCCTGATGGCCTTGCGTACCTTTTTGATGCTTCCTTTTACATCACCCGGCAAGCAAAGCATATCGTTACCGGCGATCAGCGACTGTACGGCCGCCTCGCCCTGCGGATAAAACTTCGCCACACCCTTCATCTCCAATGCATCGGTAAAGGTCAGGCCATTGAACCTGAGCTGGTCGCGAAGCAAAGTGGTCACGTTATTTTTGGAGAGCGATGTTGCCTTGTTGCGTGTAGTATCAATAGCGGGAATGTATAGGTGTGCCACCATCATACTACCCACGTGCTGATCGATCAGGGTTTTGAACGGGTACAATTCAAGCGAATCCAATTGGACCAGGCTCTTCTGGATGACCGGAAGATCCAAGTGCGAATCGACAGCCACATCGCCATGGCCCGGGAAGTGCTTGGCACAGGCCATCACGCCATTATCCTGCATACCAGCCATAATACGGCTGCCATACAAAGCCACTTTATATTTATCCTCACCGAACGACCTGAAATTGATCACCGGGTTATCGGGATTGTTATTGATGTCTACCACCGGCGCATAGTTGACCTGTATACCGGCACGCTTACATTGCAGGGCAATGGCACGGCCAACATGATAGGCGATCGCCCCATCACCTGTAGCACCAATGGTCAATTGATCAGGGAACGGCTTCACATCGCCAAAGCGCATGCCTACACCTGTCTCTCCATCTATACACACCAGTAATGGGATCTGGCTTGAGGCCTGTAGCTTATTCAAAACCTTGGCCTGATCTACCGCATTGCCCTGAAACAGGCACACCGAACCGATCTTGTATTTCTTGATCAGCTTTTCTATATCCTCCGTAAAGAATACGACATCCTTGCCCCTCTTTTCTGACAGGCGCATCACCATCAACTGGGCGATCTTTTGCCTGCGCGAAAGCTTTTTGAATTGCTGATCCACCCATTTTTGGGCGGCAATGGTATCGGGGCGTGGTTGCTGCGCGAATGATTGCAGGCTCAGTGGCAATAGTATGCTCAGTAAGGCAGCGCGGGTGACCTTTGTCATAGTAAAATTAGATGGATGAGGCATTACAAATATGCAAAAAAACGCAACACATAAAGTGTTTGAGTTGAACTTTATTGCATTTAAGCTCCTTCAAAACGGCAAACATGCAACATAATGCGATCGTGAAATATCAATGATGCATAAAAAAACCCGGTAATGAACCGGGTCTTTATTAGGTAAGGAAATTATCTGTTAGTGCTGAAGTCTAACTGCGGACGACTTGCAGATGTTGTGGAGGTAACGTTGATATCGCCCCTTGCGGTGATGGTATAGATCTTACCACCGTTCAAGGCTACCACCGAGGTCCCGTTACGTGTGATCACGTTAGTAGCAGGCGCAGATGGATATCTGGCATATAACTCATACGAACCGATCGGCACGGCCACAAAATCGCTACCCGATTTGTAGGCAATGCTATTAGCAGCTTGCGCTTCGGGCGAGGTGGTGGTAGCGTTAGACCTGATGTACAAACTCATGGGCTGAGCCGCGTTCGAGATCGCGTTCACAAAACGAATGTAAGCAACAGTGCTGTTAAATGCAGGAAGCTTATCCTCCACTATAAAAGCATCAGACTGTTTTTGCGAAGTACTATAGATGCCGCTCATGTACAGCGTGTAATTTTTACCGTTGCTCAAAGTGGTAGAAGGCACGGTCGCAATGGCAAGATTTGCATCAGCAGTGGCAGTTGATGGAATTTGTCCTTTAATGGTGTAAGTACCACCTGCGATCACCGAGTAGCCCGACTGCGGATATACTGAACCTGTTGCCGTACCGGTGGTGGTCTCGGCTCCTGCAGTACTTAACGCTCCGGTCACCTTCACATCGTTGGCAAAAAAGTTCACACCCGGTGCACCTACGCCAAAATTGAAATATTTGATCTGTGCTGTTTGACTTGCATCTACCGGTGCATCTATCTTTTGTATACTGTCCTTTTTACAAGATATCACCGTTGCCGAGATCAGCAACGCCGTTAAACCTATATAAATCTTCTTCATTTGATTAGTTTTTTTGAGTGATCCACATTTCCTTGGTGTGATAATCTCTGGCTAAAGCGCCAATGGCGTTCAGTGCTGCACTGTTGTTCACGTACTCTGAGTTGTACCTTGGACGTACGCGATATGCAGGTTTACCACCGTTATCGGCGTATAACGTCGTTGGGAACACATAGTTCTCATAAACGGCACGACCAGTAGCTGGATCAGTGTCAACATTGTAATGGTAGCGGCGCATATCCATCCAGGTCTCCACAAAACCCCATCCCCACAAAGCGATGTACTTTTGGTTCATGATCTGCGCCAGGGTTAGGTTAGCAGCAGTTGGGATCACTGTTGGTGAAGCCAGGAAAGTAGCTTTCTCTGTGGCGCTGATCGCTGGCGGAGTAGCACCAACATCTGCCTGAGATATGTTCACGTAATCGATATGTGCCGATACGCCCTTAGTGTAGGCATCTAAAGCAGTTGCCCTGTCACCTTTTTTGAACGCAGCTTCAGCTTTTATGAACTGCAATTCAGAGTAGGTCATGATCGGGTAACGGCTCTTGTCGTCAAAAATGTAACGGGTTGGCGTACCAACAGTAGGTAGTGAGGTGTAACCCCAAATATTGTTGGGAGCTGTGCCGGTAGCAAATGAAGCAATACCCGAACCGGTCACCACGCCACGATAGTTACCATCTTGGGATGGTGACAACATACGTGTCAATCGTGGATCCTGAACACCGCCGGTAACGGTACCGTTCATCATATTGAGGATGTAAACGGTTTGGCGATAGGAGGTGTAGTTGTTACGTGTTGGGCCTATAAAGTTACGGTCATCGTTAGATACACCGGTGTATTTAACCCCTGCATTATCACTGTTGCTGGCGAACGATTTATCAACAGCAGCAATAACGTCATCAGGTTTGTAAGAAGATTTGTTGCTAAAGTGATTTAAGGTCATGGCGTACAAACCGTAAGCGAACTTTAACCATTTGGTACGGTCGCCCCCGTAAACGATATCGGTCTTGCCTAAAAAGCTGGCATCTACGGCACCGTCGGTACGCTGAAGATCGGCTATAGCCATGTTCAGATTACGGATCACCTCACTGTAGGCGAACTCCTGTGAGTCATAGTCAAAATTGGTACGGGTTTGATCAAAAGCTTGTTTGATGATGATCTCGCCATGCATATCGGTCAGTTGCAACCAGCCCCATGCTTTTAAAGCGTAACCAACACCTGCAAGATCCCAGCGCTGCTCGGCCTCACTTTTATTAATCATGTTGATTAGGTTAACACCTAAGCTCCAATACACGTCGCGCCATAACTGGCCACCGTTGTCAGATGAAGGATCATAACCTTGCAGATCCCAACTTGAACCGGCACCTGTGGAGGTGATGTTCTGGGTGTAACGGCCGATCAAACGTCCGTCATAAACCGGTGACGTAGCCACCCAGTGCAGCATCGGCGATAGTAACAGGTTGGCTGTTACATCCTGCGGCGCATTGGGGTTGGTGTTAACGTCGAGATATTTTTTACAGCTGCTTGCCGATACAAGACCTGCAGCCATTAGTACGATAAATATTTTTTTCATTGTTGAGGTCTCCTAAGTTTACAGTGATACTTTCACACCGAAGTTGATACCGATAGGTATCGGGAAGTTACCAAAATCGATACCCTGGCCGCCTGAGCCACCTACTGCTGCTGTATTACCACTCACAATTGGATCAAGTCCTTTGTAATTGGTTAGGATGAACAGGTCGGTACCGGTCAGGAACACGCTTGCGTTCTTCACAAAATTCTGTCTTTTGATCAGTTTATCAGGTAAACGGTAGCTCAAAGTTACGTCCTTCAGCCTGATCCAGTTGATGCGTTTTTGTATGAACAACTCCTCGCTCATGCTGGTGTAATAAGTGTTCTGCGTGTTCGGTGTGATCACGATGTTGTTCGGTGTAGGATTAGCTGAGTTCTCACGACCATCCTGTAACACACC
This window harbors:
- a CDS encoding DUF4397 domain-containing protein, translated to MKKIYIGLTALLISATVISCKKDSIQKIDAPVDASQTAQIKYFNFGVGAPGVNFFANDVKVTGALSTAGAETTTGTATGSVYPQSGYSVIAGGTYTIKGQIPSTATADANLAIATVPSTTLSNGKNYTLYMSGIYSTSQKQSDAFIVEDKLPAFNSTVAYIRFVNAISNAAQPMSLYIRSNATTTSPEAQAANSIAYKSGSDFVAVPIGSYELYARYPSAPATNVITRNGTSVVALNGGKIYTITARGDINVTSTTSASRPQLDFSTNR
- a CDS encoding RagB/SusD family nutrient uptake outer membrane protein — protein: MKKIFIVLMAAGLVSASSCKKYLDVNTNPNAPQDVTANLLLSPMLHWVATSPVYDGRLIGRYTQNITSTGAGSSWDLQGYDPSSDNGGQLWRDVYWSLGVNLINMINKSEAEQRWDLAGVGYALKAWGWLQLTDMHGEIIIKQAFDQTRTNFDYDSQEFAYSEVIRNLNMAIADLQRTDGAVDASFLGKTDIVYGGDRTKWLKFAYGLYAMTLNHFSNKSSYKPDDVIAAVDKSFASNSDNAGVKYTGVSNDDRNFIGPTRNNYTSYRQTVYILNMMNGTVTGGVQDPRLTRMLSPSQDGNYRGVVTGSGIASFATGTAPNNIWGYTSLPTVGTPTRYIFDDKSRYPIMTYSELQFIKAEAAFKKGDRATALDAYTKGVSAHIDYVNISQADVGATPPAISATEKATFLASPTVIPTAANLTLAQIMNQKYIALWGWGFVETWMDMRRYHYNVDTDPATGRAVYENYVFPTTLYADNGGKPAYRVRPRYNSEYVNNSAALNAIGALARDYHTKEMWITQKN
- a CDS encoding glycoside hydrolase family 3 N-terminal domain-containing protein, with amino-acid sequence MTKVTRAALLSILLPLSLQSFAQQPRPDTIAAQKWVDQQFKKLSRRQKIAQLMVMRLSEKRGKDVVFFTEDIEKLIKKYKIGSVCLFQGNAVDQAKVLNKLQASSQIPLLVCIDGETGVGMRFGDVKPFPDQLTIGATGDGAIAYHVGRAIALQCKRAGIQVNYAPVVDINNNPDNPVINFRSFGEDKYKVALYGSRIMAGMQDNGVMACAKHFPGHGDVAVDSHLDLPVIQKSLVQLDSLELYPFKTLIDQHVGSMMVAHLYIPAIDTTRNKATSLSKNNVTTLLRDQLRFNGLTFTDALEMKGVAKFYPQGEAAVQSLIAGNDMLCLPGDVKGSIKKVRKAIRHDQLTWDDIDAKVKKVLMAKYNLGLDVFTAIDTVNIAADLNKDIVPIKKEVYANAITIVAQGDSTLPVLDNTKKIAYVGIGIDAPNHFADNLKRSYNADTYYLSYKDDAAKAADILSKIGDNYSTVVVGLHKYTKYPARNFGISEPAVDLMRSLQQKNNVVSLAFGNPYAIKNLQDARNLIACYEDDSLMHDVASELLAGRLVAKGKLPVTVGKFAYGTGVTNSSYLPLVNASTIGLDNEALTRIDSIANNAIAKGATPGCVVLVARKGKIGMLKGYGHMNYDGLQAMTPQTVFDLASVTKISATNISVMKLYEEGKLDLNRTLGDYLPWVRGTDKAALKLNDVLLHQAGLVAFIPFYRETIDIKTGKPKPGFYRTQPDALYSVRVADHMYMRSNWIDTLKQRILTSKLGAPNKYVYSDNDFIFLGKVVEQITGLTLDEYVRQTFYLPLGMTTTAFKPREHVALNTIAPTENEKMFRLQHLLGDVHDPGAAMFGGVAGHAGLFSNAYDLAKLYIMLLNGGELNGVRLFKKETIDYFTAYHSNISRRGLGFDKPEKDNVTSKSPYPALSASPLAYGHTGYTGIGVWADPKYDLLYIFMSNRVNPDGGENTKLLNMNVRGNIQEAVYRSILKEQAKVAPKPVIAAKPMIKSKTVKKRRSVK